The genomic segment TCTTTGAAGCTATGCTATTTCGTTTTTCTCAGGATCCTACAATGGTTGCCTATGGAGAAGAAAACAGGGAATGGGGTGGAGCATTTGGTGTGTATCGCGGATTAAGCGAATCGCTTCCTTATCATCGCTTGTTTAATACCTCAATTTCAGAAGGAGCAATTGTTGGTTCTGGTGCTGGTTATGCTTTAAGCGGAGGACGGGCAGTAGTGGAATTGATGTACTGTGATTTTATGGGTAGAGCAGGTGATGAAATTTTTAACCAAATTTCCAAATGGCAGGCTATGTCCGCTGCTGTGTTGAAGATGCCACTAGTAGTTCGGGTTTCGGTAGGTAATAAATATGGTGCGCAACATTCTCAAGATTGGACTTCTTTAGTTGCTCATATCCCGGGTTTAAAGGTAATGTTTCCAGCAACTCCCTATGATGCCAAAGGTATGTTAAATCTGGCTTTAAGAGGAACCGATCCGGTTATCTTTTTTGAGAGTCAAAGGTTATATGACATTGGAGAACAATTTGTCAAAGAGGGAGTTCCTATCGGTTATTATGAAATCAACGAAGGTGAGCCCATAGTTAGAAGAGAAGGAAAAGATGTGACCATAATTACCATTGGTGCTACCCTGTATCGTGCTTTAGAAGCAGCGCAGTTGTTAGAAGAAAAGTATCATCTTTCTGCTGAAGTTATAGATTTGAGATTCATTAATCCCCTTGATTACCAGCAATTGATTAATTCTGCTCAAAAGACCGGAAAAGTATTATTAGCTTCAGATGCCTGTGAAAGAGGGTCTTTTCTCCATACAGTGGCATCTAATCTCCATCAACTGTTATTTGATCTTCTGGATGGACCTATTGTGGTATTGGGTTCCAGGAACTGGATTACTCCCCCTGCTGAGCTGGAAGAGGTATTCTTTCCTCAGAAGGAGTGGATTATCGATGCCATCCATGAACGAATATGTCCACTTCCAGGACACGAAGTTTCCACCAAGCAGAGTATTAAAGAGATTATTCGGAGAAATAAGCAAGGTGTATAAATTTTTACCACTTCTGAAAATATTTTACACCACAATATTAAATTAAGAACTAATCAAAGTCAGGTTATATGGATATTTTGATTTATCTCACAGAAAAATTAAATAGTACAACTAAAGCAGAACGCTTGCAGGCAATTACCGAGATAGGAAAGATGATAAAAAAGGGGAAAATAATTAGAAAGAAAAGCGAAGAGGTTAACAATCATGTTCATACCATTTATTCTTTTAGTCCTTATTCTCCTTCCTGCGCCGCTTTTCAAGCCTGGAAAGCTGGACTTCAAACTATTGGTATTATGGATCATGATTCTATCGCAGGATGTGAAGAATTATTGTTCGCCTGCAAAAGTATAGGAATATCTTCTACAGTAGGTTTTGAAATAAGGGTAAATTTTAATCAGACCAAAGTACAAGGAAGGCAAATAAATAGTCCTGATTCTAAAAATATTGCCTATATTGCCATACATGGTATAGCACAGAGCCAGTTTACCAGAACAAAAGAATTTCTTAAATCCATCAATGAAAGACGTAATGCCAGAAATTATTTAATGGTAGACAGAATGAATCGATTATTATTTGATTTTGGTATTGAAAAAATTGATTATTACCAGAATGTTTTCCCTCTATCTAAGGCTGATGAGGGAGGCAGTATTACCGAGAGACATCTTCTTCTTGCTCTGGCCAAAAAGTTAGTTCAGCAAATCGGGAAAGGTAAAAAATTGATTAGTTTTTTGCAAGGAAAATTAAAAATTATCATTCCAGAAAAAATCAAATTATACTTAATTGAATCCAATAATCCCCACTATCTTTATGATTTATTAGGAATTTTAAAGAGTTCATTCATGGAAAATATTTATATAGAACCTGACTATCAGGAGTGTATTTCAGTTTATGAAGCAATAAATTTTGCTAATTCTATCTATGGTATTCCAGCCTATGCCTATTTAGGTGATGTATTAGAATCTCCTACTGGCGATAAGAAGAGCCAGAAATTTGAAGATGATTATTTAGAAGAATTATTTACTGAGATAAAAAGTGTTGATTTTAAAGCAGTAACCTATATGCCACCTCGCAATACCATCCAGCAATTAAAAAAAGTACAGCAGCTCTGTCAGGAATATAATTTGATGGAGATAAGTGGAGTGGATATCAATCAGCCCAGACAAAGTTTTAATTGCCCTGAAATACTAAAACCACCATTTCAACATTTAATTGATATGACCTGGGCTTTAATTGCTCATGAGAAATTAGCAAATTACAATCTACGCTACGCTCTTTTTAATGAGCAGAATCCTTTGGGAAACCATTCCTTAAGATATAAACTAAAAGTTTATGGTGCTATTGGCCGACAAATTGATCCCTATAATCCAGAGAAGGTAGCTCATTTATTACCGGAAGGATAAATTATTCTCTGGTTAATCTTTACCACCGGGAGGATTTTATGAAAAATTCATTTCTAAATATGCTTATTCCTCTGATTAGAGGTCTTAGTTTTGATGGTGAAAAGGGTAGGTATATCAAGTATGAGAAGAATCCGGGAAAAATTTTACAGCTCAAGCACAAAATTCATGAACTTTCCAGAACTGGAAAATTGTTAAACCCACCTCTTACTATTGAACTTTTCATTGATGAAGAGTCCTTCTTAGAAAAGAAAGATGATATCATAAAAAGACTTTCTCAGGATTATCAGCAATATCTGAAGGGACATAAATATCATCCCCATATTATTGTATTAGATAGTGATATGATTTTATTTTCAGGTTCTACGTATCAAGAATGTCTGGATACACAGAAAGAGCCTTTAACTGAACTAATAAATGTGCCTGTTCCTCAGAAAAGTATCGCTAAACTGGAATATGAGATTACCAGCAGTGTAAAAGGAAAGATCATTGTAGTTACCGGAGGTGCCCAGGGAATTGGCGCCTGTTTGGTCAGAAACCTGGTTAAAATGGGTGCCTTCTTATTTGTAGCTGATATTAATAGGGAGGGTGCTGCAAAATTGGTGGAGGAATTGAATTATCTTTATAATAAAAAGTGTGCTTTCGCAGTAAGCGTTGATGTGACCAATGAGCAATCAGTACAGGAAATGACCGAGGAGATTGTTAGAAATACAGGTGGAATAGATGTATTTATTAATAATGCAGGTGTACTGAAAGCTGAAAGTGTTAAGGAAATGAATTTTCAGGATTTTGAGTTTGTCAATAAGGTAAATTACTTTGGTTACTTTTTATGTACCAAATATGCCTCCCGGGTAATGGCTTGGCAGAACAAGGGTCACCCTGATTATATAACTGATATTATTCAAATTAATTCCAAATCTGGATTAGAAGGTTCCTATAAGAATTGTGCTTATGCTGGAAGCAAGTTTGCCGGTATAGGATTAACACAAAGCTTTGCTAAGGAATTATTAGAAGATAATATTAAGGTAAATGCAATATGTCCCGGTAATTTTTTCGAAGGTCCTCTCTGGTCTGATCCCCAAAATGGTCTTTTTGTACAATATCTAAAAAGTGGCAAAGTACCAAGGGCTCGTAATATTGATGATGTTAGGCGATTCTATGAATCAAAAATACCTCTGGGCAGGGGTTGTAGTTGTGAAGATATTGTAAAAGCAGTATTGTATGTTATCGGACAGAAGTATGAAACGGGTCAGGCGATACCTGTTGCTGGTGGGCAGGTCTTATTAAGATAATCAATGATATAAATGGAATAGGGTAATACGATGAAAACAAAAGCAGTTCGAATTTACGGAAAAAATGATTTACGGCTGGAAGAGTTTGAGTTACCTCCTAGGCAGGATGATGAAATATTAGCTCATGTTATTTCAGATAGTTTATGTCTTTCATCTTATAAAGCAGCTATTCAGGGTGAAAAACACAAGCGGGTGCCAGAGAATGTTCGTGAGAATCCTACCATTATTGGACATGAGTTTTGTGGTGAAATTATTGAAGTAGGGAAAAAATGGCAGCATGAATTTCATAGCGGAGAGAAATTTGCTATTCAACCGGCTTTAAATTATCAAGGAACGCTTGATGCTCCTGGCTATTCTTTCCCTTATATTGGCGGTGATGCCACCTATATAATTATCCCCAATCAGGTAATGGAAATGAATTGTTTACTTCATTATAAAGGTGAAGCTTTTTATAGTGGTTCTTTAGCAGAACCAATGTCCTGTATTATTGGTGCCTTTCATACCAGTTTTCATACTACTCCAGGAGAATATATTCATTATATGGGAATAAAAGAAAAAGGGAATATGATGATTATAGGAGGAGCTGGACCGATGGGTTTAGGTATGATTGATTATGCACTGCATCGGAAAAAGAGGCCAGGATTACTGGTAATAACAGATGTTGACGACCAACGATTGTCTAGAGCAGGAAAGATATTTTCTGTTTCTGAAGCTGAAAAAATGGGAGTTAAACTTATCTATCTTAATCCTCTAAAAGAAAAAGATATAAGCAAATCATTACTTTGCATAAGCGGAGGGAGAGGGTATGATGACATATTCATTATGGCGCCCATAAGGGAAGTTGTTGAGTTAGGGGATTCCTTATTAGCCAGGGATGGATGTTTAAATTTTTTTGCCGGTCCCACAGATACCCATTTTAATGCAACTGTGAATCTTTATAATATTCATTATTTATCCACCCATCTGGTGGGAAGCAGTGGCGGAAATATGGAGAATATGATTGAAGCACTGGAAATGATGGGAAAAAATGTTATTAATCCTGCTGCTATGGTTACTCACATAGGTGGATTAAACTGTGTTGTTGAAACCACTCTTAATTTACCCACGATTCCTGGAGGAAAGAAATTAGTATACACCAATATTAAAATGAATCTTACTGCCCTTTCCGAAATACCGCAAAAAGCAAAGGAAGAACCTGTAATGAGAGGACTGGCTAATATTTTGTCAGCAACTAATGGGTTATGGTCACCACAGGCAGAAAAGTATTTGCTTGCCAATGCTCAACCAATTTAAAAGCTATATATAGATTTGTGAAGAGGAAAAAGAACAATGAAAGTTTTATCATTTGGTGAATTATTATGGGATATCATTGCAGGAAAGGCGTATATAGGTGGTGCACCATTCAATTTAGCCTGCCATTTAGCCGGAATGGGTGTTAAGTCAACATTTATTTCTGCGGTAGGAAGAGATAAATTAGGCAGGGAAGCCTTAAGAATTGCCAAAAAGTATGGACTTGATACTCAGTATATTACCACTAATCTGGATTTGCCAACCGGGAAGGTTGAGGTGTATGTAGACCAGCAGGGATACCCAAAATATAACATACACAAAGGGGTAGCATGGGATCAGATTATGTTAAGAAAAGAATCTAAGGATAAATTATTAAAAGAGACCTGGGATGCCTTCTGCTTTGGTACTTTAGCTCAGCGTTCAGAAGTTAATAGAGATCTTCTTTATGAATTATTGTCAAATTTATCCTGTAGAGAGATGTTTTATGATGTCAATCTTAGACAGAACTTTTATCAGAGAGAATGGATTGAACAATCTTTACATTTTAGTACCATTTTAAAACTGAATGAAGAAGAGGCTATTAATATTTCTGAACTATTATTTGGTAAAAACCACTGTAGAGAAGATATCTTTCAGGCGTTATCTTCAAAATACAAGCTAAAAATCTTATGCCTAACCCTGGGAGAGAAGGGTTCTTTGGTCTATGAAGGAGATAATTGTTATTCTATTCCTGGTGTTAAAACAAGGGTTCAGGATACGGTGGGGGCAGGTGATAGTTACAGTGCGGCATTTTTGTTTGCTTTTTTATCAGGAGCAGGTGCTGAAAAATCAGCAATATTTGCTAATCTGGTAGGAGCATTTGTGGCTAGCCGTTCTGGAGCTGTTCCGGAATATTCTGCACAGCTAAGAAAACAGATTAGAAGTTTTGGCACCAGCAGGAAAAAATAAACGTTAAAAAATTACTTAATCCCTTGACATATTAAAAATAAGTGCTAAAATTTTTATCAATTAAAAAATATCTTTTTAAATAAACTTTTTCATTTTTAAACCTCCTAAATAAATTACCCGGCTATTGTCGGGTAATTTATTTTTACCAAAATTAACTATTAATTCCAAAATTAATTCTTAATAGGAATAAAAAATATTATTTATAAAGCTATGACCTTATAATTTCTAAGAAAATAGTAACCAGGTCTGGATCAAACTGGCTGCCTGCATTTTTCCTTACTTCTTCCAATGCTTCCTTCTGGTTTAGTGTTTTTTTGTAATTTCTACTGGATTGCATAGTATCATAAGCATCAAAAATAGCAATAATCCTGGAGAGCAAGGGAATTTCTTTTTCCTTCAAACCCACCGGGTATCCTGTGCCATCCCATCGTTCATGATGGTATAAAATTTCTTTGGCAATAGAAGAGAAATCAGGAATATTTTTGGCAATACGGTAGCCAATCTGGCAATGATTTTTTAATTTTTCCCATTCCTCATTAGTCAGAGGATCAGCTTTGAATAGAATTTCTTCGGGAATACCAATTTTACCAATATCATGTAACAAAGCCAATAAGTGAAGCCTATTTAGTTCATAATGATTTAAGCCAATTTTTTGACCCATTATAGAGGAAATATTTGCCAAACGTTGGGCGTGACTTTCTGTATGTACATCCCTTTCGGCCAGTATGGTCAGGAAAGCGTTCAGAAGGTGTTTTTCTCTGCTTTTGGCGTTGAATAGTTTATTTTGATACATTTTATGGTCAGCTTCTTTTATAATTCCTTCACAATTAATTAAGGCACCCTCTTGAGTAGCGAATCCTATAGAAATGTTAGGATTAAGATACGCTGGTTGGAAATAGTTTTGTTTGCAACTATTATTTATTCTCTGACTGAAGGCTTCCACTTCTGATATTGAGGCATTAGGAAGAATGATAGCAAATTCATCACCTCCCAAGCGTGCCAAAACATCAACTTCCCGAGAATTGCTTTTTAGTGTTTTAGCTAAATTTTTTAATAACTCATCTCCCTGGTGATGTCCAAAGGCATCATTAACTGCTTTCAATCCATTAACATCAATCATTACTACACTCAGAGGGAAAAACCTGGGATGATTCATTCTTTTTAATTCTTCTTCAAAATAAGCCCTGTTGTATAGACCAGTGAGAGTATCATGAAAACTGATATAAGTGATCTTCTCTTCACTTTGTTTTCTTACAATAGCGGTGGCAACCTGATCTGCCACTATCTCCATAAGTTTAATATCCTTTTCCGAATAACTAGCAGGATTGTAATAATTCTGGACAGTCATAGCTCCGATAACCTTGCCTTCTGTTTCCAGAGGGACACTTAACCAGCATATGTCCTTAGTAACAGCTCCCGGATCTTGAACCTTGCCTTCCAGCACTAATTCCTGAATCTGATTGTAATTTAATAGGAGAGACTGCTGATGTTCAATGAGATAGTCAGTGAGAGTATTTCTTTGGTTTATATTTTTTGCACAGAAATCGGTTTCTTTTTCATCATTATAATAGACAAAGCATAATTCATTAGTACTTTCATCTAAAAGGGCAATATAAAAATTATCAGCATTTATGACTTTTTTCAGTTCGATATGAATAATACTATAAAGTTGAACAAGAGTTATCTTAGAGTTGGCAGCCTGAGAAATATTATAGAGAACTTGCTTCAATTTCTCATTTTGTTTTTGCTCGGTAATATCTTCATAGAGTGCAATAACTCCTCGAACCTGGTCTTTAATTTTAACTTGAGATGTTGAAATTTGAACAGGAATATCTCTGCCGTCTTTTGACCTGCGGTAAGTTTCATATTTAATCAAGGTTGAGCGGGAAGCACTTCTGGTTAACTTCTTACCTTCCTTTGTTTTTTCCGGGGGATAAAAATTGATTTGATCGATATTTTTACCTATTACATCTTCCCGCTTATAACCAAATAATTCAGTAAATCTAAGATTAATATCCAATATTGTGCCTTCCTCATCCTGATAAAGGGTAGCAGGAGGATTGCTTCGGAAGAGGGAAACGAATTTTTCTTCATTTTGACGCAAGGATTCTTCCGATCTCTTTCTTTCAATGGCGGTGGCTGCCTGTTCGGAAACAAATTCCATTAAATTAATATCTTTTTCAGAATATCTATCTTGTTTATCATAAGTGACTACTGCCATGGATCCGATAATTTGATTTCCACTTTTAAGCGGTACTCCCAACCAGGAGGTTTCCTCAGTCAATGTTCCAATATCAGCAATGTTAACTTGCCCTGCTTCAGCAAACTTTAATATCTGGTCATAATTTGCCAGAAGAGATTTGCCATATTTTATATTGTAATTAGCCAGAGTTTCCAATACTTCCCGTTTATTTGCTTTTTCATCTGAGTTATCTTTTTCGTCAATAAAATAGGTAAAAATAATCTTGTCTTTTTCTTTGTTCCAGAGGGCAATATGAAAATTTTTAGCATAGATAATATTATTAAGCTCCTGATAAATAGTATCATAAAGTTCTTGCAAAGAGATATTTGAGTTAGCTGCCTTGGAAATGTTATATAAGACCTTGTTTAGCTTTTCGTTCTCATTTCTCTGGGTGATATCCTTAAAGGTTAATAAAACTCCTTGATGATTCTGCCTAGAGCTATAAATGTGAGAGGCAGAAATTTCTATTTCCACAATAGAATGGTCTTTCTTGGTTAGTATGGCATCAGAGATGCAAAACTGTTGACCGGGCTTTTCCCAAAAATCTACATAACTTTTCTGCTCATTATTTGAAAATAAAATAAAAGTATCGATTTTTTTACCTTGCATGTCTTCCAACTGGTAATCAAAAAGTTGACTGAATCTGGGATTTATTGCCAGCACCCTTCTGTTTTTATCTACAAAAAGCATAGCTTCTGGATTATATTGGAAGATTGTGCATTCCTGAATCAAACTATCTTTGGAACAAAAATATACTTTTTGTTTTTCTATTTTTTTATCTGAATGTAACAAATACTTTTTCATACTATTTAGATTTCTTATTATTTGTTTATTAATAATTATAAGTTAGATTGAGGTCATATGTAAAGGCAATATCTGGAAGTATGTTAAACATGTTATCGTTCGTGGCTCTATTCGTTTTGTTAAAAAGGTTAGAGTGTGAAAAATCAGTATTATTTGCTTGAAGTTCCGGGAATAAGGAAACGTTGCCAGATGAGGCTTTGTTTTAAATAAGCTATTATTTTTAGTTGATTATATTATAATGAAAAATATATGCTATAATCAATCAAATGTTATTAGAATTTAATTAACAGGCAATTATGCAAAAGAAAGAATAGAGAAGCTGATGTCTCATATTAATATTAACCAGGATGACCTGAACTATAAAGCATGTTCTCACTTCAGCTATGCATTGGGTACTTTAATTTATCAGAAGATTAGCTCTTCCAAAGCTAAGACCGTGGAGATAATTAAAGAAGTAATTAAGTTGATTGATAGATTGGAAAAAATAATGAGTTTTTATAATATAAACAGCCAGATAAGCCAAATAAACCAGCAAGCCGGAAAAGCATGGACTTCAGTTTCTCCAGAGTCTCTTCTGGTAATCAAAGAAGCAAAGAGATATGCTCGTCTCACTAAGGGGCTATTTGATATCACCATAGCCGTATTGGTTAATCTCTGGCAACAATATGGTAAAGTAGGACAGCTACCACCCCACCATTTAATAGAAGAGGCATTAACAAAGATAAATTATGAGGATATTCTGATAGAGGAAGAAAAGGGCAGAGTGAAGTTACAGAAAGAAAAACAGAAAATAGACCTGGGAGGAATAGCAAAGGGTTATATAGCCAATTGTGTGATAGAACTTTATCGGGAAAATCGTCTTCATTCCGCAATAGTTAATCTAGGAGGTAACGTAGCTGTACTTGGCAAACGAGAAGATGGTAAATTATGGCAGGTAGGAATACAAGATCCTGAACAGAAGAGAGGTAAATGTCTGGCAACTGTTGCGGTTAGTGACACTTCTGTAGTCACCTCCGGGAATTATGAGCGTTTTTATTTAGAGGGAAATCGGAAATATCATCATATTCTGAATCCATTTACTGGTTACCCGTCCAATAGTGGATTGAATAGTGTTACTATTATTTATCCCGATGCAATGCTGGCAGATGTACTATCTACTGCTATTTTTATAGCAGGACTGGAAGAAGGGATAAATTTGCTCTGTCATTATGCCGATGTAGAAGCAATTATGGTAAATAATCATAGACAAATATATTTTTCTCGCGGTATACTAAGTAAATTTCAATTAATTGAAGAAGGTTATAATTTATATCAATTTTAATAATACTATTAAGGAGTAAAAAAATGTTTGGGAGGATCAAAAATAAAATGTTAAGAATTCTCGGTTATATTGTCTTAGCAATTCTAGTAATTGGTTTAGGTGGTTTCATCTATGCCACTCAGGGTATGAGTAAATATAGGAAGATGGTAATTAATGATATAGATTTGAGTAAGTTAAAAGATGGAGTTTATCAAGGTGCATTTACCGACGGACGCTGGAAAAATGAGTTAGAAGTGACAGTGAAAGATCATACTATAACTGATATTAAAATGGTTAAAGCTTCTGATTGGTCAGGAATGAATGCTTTTAGCGAAAAGGTATTTCAACTGGTAAAAGAAAAGCAGTCACTGCAGATTGATACAGTATCCGGTGCTACCGTTAATACAAAAGCAGTTTTGAAATCTATCGAAAATGCTTTAACACCAGAAAGTCAAAGCTAATATTCAAGGGGAATTCCTCTCCTTCAATATCCCTGAATAATTTATTTAGAAAAGATGATTTAATAATATCGGAATTTCTCTGAAATTCCGATATTATTAAATATACCCATATTACTTATAGACCAGTTTGTTTTTTCCATTTATTAATATTATTAATATTAGGTAGATAAATATTATCCTTCCTTAATCCATGGTATCATTGCACGTATCTTCTCGCCCACTTTTTCAATGAGAAGATTAGACTCTTTATCCCTCATAGCGCTAAAGAATGGTCTCCCTACCTGGTTTTCCAGAAGCCATTCTCTAGCAAAAGAGCCATTCTGTATTTCCGCTAATAATTTTTTCATTTCTTTTCTGGTTTCCTCAGTAATAATACGTTTACCCGATTTTAAGTCACCATATTCTGCAGTATTACTAACATTATCACGCATGTGGGTGATTCCGCCGGCGTAGATAAGATCAACAATTAATTTTAATTCATTTAAGCATTCAAAATAGGCTACTTCAGGTTGATAACCTGCTTCTACAAGGGTATCAAAACCGGCTTGAATTAAAGCTACCACACCTCCGCATAAAACAGCCTGTTCTCCAAATAGATCAGTTTCAGTTTCTTCCTGAAAGGTGGTTTCAATAGCACCAGCACGAGTTCCGCCAATAGCCTGAGAGTAAGCCAAAGCTGTATCTTTGGCATGACCAGTAAAATCCTGATATATAGCAATCAAGTTGGGCACACCACGCCCTTCAACATACATCTTTCTGACAATGGCACCAGGTCCTTTAGGGGCAACCATTATAACATCAACATATTCAGGCGGTATAATCTGTTTAAAGTGAATATTAAATCCATGTGAAAACATCAAAGTATTTCCTTCTTTCAGATTTTCCAGAATCCTGTTTAAGCAGCAAATCTGTGGTTGGATTTCATCTGGTATTAAAATCTGTACAATATCTGCTTGTTGCACAACCTTCTCAATACTCTCTACTCTTAAGCCATCATTTTTTGCTTTTGACCATGATTTACCATTTTCTCTTAGTCCCACTACAACATTAATTCCACTGTCCTTAAGATTTAGAGCTTGACCCCTTCCCTGGCTTCCATAACCAATGATCGCTACAGTTTTATTCTGTAAATAACTCTTGTCAGCATCCTCATCATAATAAATTTTTGCCATATTACAGTTCCTCCTTATAATTTTTATTATTAATTGATAACCATTAATTTAAGATTCTTTGTGCTCCTCTGGAAAGAGAGATTTTACCAGTACGGGCAATTTCTAAAATACCGAAAGATTCCAGTAATTTTAATTTGGCATTTATTTTTTCCTGTGTTCCAGTTATTTCAATAGTGAGAGCCTGTTTCTCAATATCTACAATATGTCCCCGGAAAGTATCGACCAGTTGCATGATTTCAGTTCTCTGATCAACCGATTTGGTACTTACTTTAATTAAGGCTAATTCTCTCTCTACTGAAATATCCCTGGGAAGATCCCTTACTCTTATTACATCAACCAATTTATTGAGCTGCTTGGTAATTTGCTCCAGAATATGCTCATCTCCTTCTGTTACAATGGTAATTCTAGTGATGCCTTTCTTTTCTGAATGCCCTGCTGCAATACTATCTATATTAAATCTTCTGCGATTAAAGAGACTGGAAACACGTGCCAATACTCCGGGATGATCTTTAACTAGAATAGCAATAGTATGTTTCATGATTCATTCACTCCTAACATTTTATTAATTGATTCACCGGGTGCCACCATAGGCAATACATTTTCTTCGGATGGAATGAGGCAATCTATTAAGAAAAAGGTTCTTTCGGACAATGCTTGAGCCAGAGCAGTGTTGAAATCTTCAGTCCTGGAAACCCTTACTCCCTTTCCACCATAAACCTGAACAACCTGAGCAAAGTTAGGACTACCTTCCAGGCTAGTTGCGGAATATCTTTTTCCGAAGAATAATTCCTGCCATTGGCGGACCATACCCAGATAACCATTATTCATAATCAAAACTACAATGGGTATTTTATTATAAATGGCAGTAGCTAATTCCTGGATATTCATCTGAAATCCGCCATCTCCCGCTATGCAAAAGACTCTTTTCTCTGGACACCCGATTTGAGCACCTATAGCTGCTGGTAGACCAAATCCCATTGTTCCCAATCCTCCTGAGGTGATGAAGCTTCGAGGGTAGCTGAATTTATAATATTGAGCAACCCACATCTGGTGTTGACCAACATCAGTGACAATAACAGAATTCTCTTTGGTTGATTCATATAGTTTTTCAATGATATATTGGGGCCTTAACTGATCATCATGGTGGTATTGCAAAGGATACTTTTGTTTTAAATGAGCTATTCTATTTACCCAATCTTTTTCCGGTTTGGATTCTGTAAATTGTATTAGTTTAGTCAAAACATATTTCAGGTCTCCCACAATAGGAATATCTACTCTAACATTTTTACTGATTTCAGCTGGATCGATATCTACATGAATAAATTTGGCATCAGGACAGAAATCTTTAGCACTCCCGATTACCCGGTCATCAAAACGAGTTCCCAGGGCTATAACTAAATCTGCTTCACTCATGGCAGTGTTAGCATAATATGTACCATGCATTCCCAGCATTCCCAGCGCTAAGCAGTGTTCTTCGGGAAAACTTCCTAATCCCATCAGAGTAGTAGTGATAGGAATATTTGTTTTTTGAACAAAATCTTGTAGTTCTTGGGCAGCATTGGAGTTGATTATTCCTCCACCAGCATAAATAATTGGTCTTTTCGCTTTCTGAATAGCCAGAGTCGCTTTTTTAATTTGATTTAAATTTCCTTTTAATGTAGGCCGGTAACCAGTGCATTTATCCTTTTCCGGATAAGAAAAATCTGTTTGGACAAGCTGAACATCTTTGGGTAAG from the Atribacterota bacterium genome contains:
- the ilvB gene encoding biosynthetic-type acetolactate synthase large subunit is translated as MVVKLSGTEIIVECLKREKVEVVFGIPGGAIMPLYDTIYQKASFTHILTKHEQGAAHAADGYARATGKVGVCFATSGPGATNLVTGLANAYLDSIPIVAFTGQVISPFIGTDAFQEVDITGITLPITKHNYLVMNIKDLASTIKEAFYLAKNGRPGPILIDLPKDVQLVQTDFSYPEKDKCTGYRPTLKGNLNQIKKATLAIQKAKRPIIYAGGGIINSNAAQELQDFVQKTNIPITTTLMGLGSFPEEHCLALGMLGMHGTYYANTAMSEADLVIALGTRFDDRVIGSAKDFCPDAKFIHVDIDPAEISKNVRVDIPIVGDLKYVLTKLIQFTESKPEKDWVNRIAHLKQKYPLQYHHDDQLRPQYIIEKLYESTKENSVIVTDVGQHQMWVAQYYKFSYPRSFITSGGLGTMGFGLPAAIGAQIGCPEKRVFCIAGDGGFQMNIQELATAIYNKIPIVVLIMNNGYLGMVRQWQELFFGKRYSATSLEGSPNFAQVVQVYGGKGVRVSRTEDFNTALAQALSERTFFLIDCLIPSEENVLPMVAPGESINKMLGVNES